From Pararhizobium sp. A13:
CTTATTCCAGAATGTTCTCCGGGCTGTAGATGGTGAAGGGTAAGCTCGGCTGGTGAACCGGGCTTGTTCCCGGAACTCCGACAAATCCCACCCGGTCGAGAGCCATTTCCAGCGCAAGACGCGCTTGTTTTTCGGGATTCTGGTCGATCGCCAGCGCCATCAGGCGTGAGTTCAGCAGCTCTCGGGTTACATCGGTGAGCTCGTGGCCGATAAACAGGGGGCGATCATTGCGTGTCAGGTTTTTAATGGCCGCCGCTACGCCTCTGTTTCCTCCGCCAACGTTATAAATCGCCACCGTGTCCGGGCGCCGGGCCAAGGCAGGACGAAGGAGCAGTTCTGAGAGGACGTGGTCGTCGTGCCCCTCCAATATTTCGGAAATGTGGAGGCCACGGGCAGAACCGTCGAGAAACTCTTTGAAACCTCGCAATCGCGCAGCGTGGGCTTGAAAGCCGAGGTGGTTGCAAAGGACAAGGACGGCCCCCTCCTTGCGGACCATGCTCTCGATGAAATAACCGGCCGTCCTTCCCGCTTTGTGGTGGTCGATTCCCGCATAGGCAAGCCGCAGGGATCGCGGCAGATCAGAGATGATGGTGACGGTCGGTATACCTTTGGCGGCGATCGCGCCGATCGCGCGATGTATGGCGTCGTGCTCCTGGGTGTAGACGATGACTGCGTCGCACTGGGTCCGTCGAAGAGCTTGAGCCATGGTGTCGGGTCTCTCGTCTGCCAGAATCGTCTGCTGGACGACAACCGGACGGTCCATGGTCGCTGGTATTTTGCGAAACTCCTCGCTCATGCGGGCAATAAGCGGGATTTCGGGGCGGGCTAGCAACAGTTCTATCCGGACAATCTTCTGATGAGCGCTGGGAAGGATTCGGTTGATCTGCAGCGCTCGGGCCGCCTCGAGGACCCTGTGGGCCGTCTTGACGCTGACATTTCCTCGCTCGTTGAGCACCCGATCCACGGTCGCAACGC
This genomic window contains:
- a CDS encoding LacI family DNA-binding transcriptional regulator is translated as MGKDRKHQRARLDHVAKLAGVGVATVDRVLNERGNVSVKTAHRVLEAARALQINRILPSAHQKIVRIELLLARPEIPLIARMSEEFRKIPATMDRPVVVQQTILADERPDTMAQALRRTQCDAVIVYTQEHDAIHRAIGAIAAKGIPTVTIISDLPRSLRLAYAGIDHHKAGRTAGYFIESMVRKEGAVLVLCNHLGFQAHAARLRGFKEFLDGSARGLHISEILEGHDDHVLSELLLRPALARRPDTVAIYNVGGGNRGVAAAIKNLTRNDRPLFIGHELTDVTRELLNSRLMALAIDQNPEKQARLALEMALDRVGFVGVPGTSPVHQPSLPFTIYSPENILE